In Nitrosophilus alvini, the following are encoded in one genomic region:
- a CDS encoding glucose-6-phosphate isomerase translates to MVQKTIFFEQNFDNEALLKIEEAYDRMLTEMNTSLSGYYDLPVNQDDVIANIYRFIAENELLSGHLIKDLVIVGIGGSSLGTRAIDTLLQFSRHRNIINIHFLENLDPLYLVNSVKRIDLSRAFVIIVSKSGTTIETISIAKYMLSLMQENEEVVDINRRIAVITEIESPLDKLAGERGWERFYIPKNVGGRFSVLSPVGLLPLAMLGYDIEALLDGAAKMRDEFLKTGIELLLFKKAYFYYKNRLSHNINILFSYSSLFEAFNKWYVQLWGESLGKKDSDGNRVGLTPIGLIGSVDQHSFLQLILEGPKDKTVTFLKLKNFELPVTIPQMTLPHLEATDFVNGRRFQTIINTQCDATIESVIESDVPVDLLEINELSEQSIGYLIYYFELLTSAVGALLDIDTYNQPGVEIGKRKLYEKLK, encoded by the coding sequence ATGGTACAAAAAACTATCTTTTTTGAACAGAACTTTGACAATGAAGCTCTTCTGAAAATCGAAGAAGCATATGACAGAATGCTTACAGAGATGAATACCTCACTTTCAGGATATTATGACCTGCCTGTAAATCAGGATGATGTGATTGCAAATATTTACCGTTTTATTGCGGAAAATGAACTTTTGTCAGGCCATCTGATAAAAGATCTTGTGATAGTGGGTATAGGAGGTTCATCTCTAGGAACGAGAGCGATAGATACGCTTCTTCAGTTCAGCAGGCACAGAAATATCATAAATATACACTTTCTTGAAAATCTCGATCCTCTGTATCTGGTAAACAGTGTAAAACGTATAGATCTTTCGCGCGCTTTTGTTATCATCGTCTCAAAATCGGGAACTACAATAGAGACTATTTCGATTGCGAAATATATGCTCTCTCTTATGCAGGAAAACGAAGAGGTTGTGGATATAAACAGAAGGATTGCCGTTATAACTGAGATTGAATCTCCTCTTGACAAACTTGCCGGTGAGAGAGGTTGGGAGAGGTTTTATATACCTAAAAATGTTGGAGGCAGGTTTTCCGTTTTGTCTCCGGTTGGTCTTCTTCCTCTGGCAATGCTCGGTTACGATATAGAAGCTCTTTTGGATGGTGCTGCAAAAATGCGGGATGAGTTTTTGAAAACCGGTATTGAACTACTTCTTTTCAAAAAGGCTTACTTTTACTATAAAAACAGACTTTCTCACAACATAAATATTCTTTTTTCCTACTCCTCTTTGTTTGAAGCGTTCAACAAATGGTATGTACAGCTTTGGGGAGAGAGTCTTGGCAAGAAAGATAGCGATGGTAACAGGGTGGGGCTCACTCCCATAGGTCTTATCGGCTCGGTAGATCAGCACTCCTTTTTGCAGCTGATACTGGAGGGACCGAAAGATAAAACGGTTACATTTTTGAAGCTGAAAAATTTTGAACTTCCCGTAACCATTCCCCAAATGACTCTTCCGCATCTTGAAGCTACCGATTTTGTTAACGGCAGAAGATTCCAGACTATCATCAATACACAGTGTGATGCTACCATAGAGTCCGTTATCGAGTCAGATGTTCCGGTTGATCTGCTGGAAATAAATGAGTTGAGCGAACAGAGCATCGGATATCTTATATACTATTTTGAACTTCTTACCTCGGCCGTGGGAGCACTTTTGGATATCGATACTTACAATCAGCCTGGAGTCGAGATAGGAAAACGCAAACTCTATGAGAAGCTGAAATAG
- a CDS encoding histone deacetylase: MVGYIYDPIFTLHETGEHIEVPQRVVVINEVLQNFPLQRLPLHKASKEELYKVHTKRYVDWVETAYENGVRFILNSDTVLSEKSYEVACYAAGSTLPVIEAMREGSISRAFLNVRPPGHHAESGQGQGFCIFNNIALMARYAQDAGFEKVMIIDFDVHHGNGTQEIFYSDDTVFYFSTHERDNYPYFTGSEDERGEGRGKGFNLNRPYGAECSDEELLKLYDDLPEWFDFDIVLVSAGYDLMKDEMISTAQITFEGLEKLIEKILRYAGDKPIAFVLEGGYNLSSLARSAEITVERLLNFR; the protein is encoded by the coding sequence ATGGTGGGCTATATATATGATCCGATTTTTACTCTGCATGAAACAGGTGAGCATATAGAAGTTCCCCAAAGAGTTGTTGTCATAAACGAAGTTTTGCAAAACTTTCCTTTGCAAAGACTCCCACTTCACAAAGCATCGAAAGAGGAACTCTATAAAGTTCACACAAAAAGATACGTTGACTGGGTAGAGACAGCATATGAAAACGGTGTCAGATTTATACTCAACAGTGATACCGTTTTAAGTGAGAAAAGCTATGAGGTGGCATGTTATGCAGCCGGAAGCACGCTTCCTGTTATAGAAGCGATGAGAGAAGGTTCTATCAGCAGAGCGTTTTTAAATGTAAGGCCGCCGGGACATCATGCCGAAAGCGGTCAGGGACAGGGGTTTTGTATATTCAACAATATCGCGCTTATGGCCAGATATGCCCAGGATGCTGGATTTGAAAAAGTCATGATAATAGATTTCGATGTGCATCACGGCAATGGAACACAGGAAATTTTCTACAGTGACGATACTGTTTTTTATTTTTCTACTCATGAGAGAGATAACTATCCCTATTTTACCGGAAGCGAAGATGAGAGAGGCGAAGGCAGAGGAAAAGGCTTCAATCTAAACAGGCCTTACGGGGCTGAGTGCAGTGATGAAGAGCTGCTTAAACTTTATGATGATCTGCCTGAGTGGTTCGATTTCGATATAGTTCTGGTAAGTGCAGGATATGATCTTATGAAAGATGAGATGATATCGACTGCGCAGATAACATTTGAAGGGCTTGAAAAACTTATAGAAAAAATACTCAGATACGCAGGAGACAAACCGATCGCATTTGTTCTGGAGGGCGGATACAATCTGAGCTCTTTGGCGAGAAGCGCCGAAATAACCGTTGAGAGACTTTTAAATTTTAGATAA
- a CDS encoding NAD(P)/FAD-dependent oxidoreductase → MVYDFCILGAGIAGCSTAYFLSREGGNVALVDKNSIAAGGSGAAGAFISPRLGKGGPLQKLTNEAYRFSIDFYKNFPELFLQNGLLKLPKDEKDAQKFEIYKKHLDIEYKDIDPKNFSFLKKYATDFDAIFFEDAGIVEAKNMCKTLSEGADVYENFDTGKIEYKNALWRVGNIKAKRVILATGAAQIDFADLSYIVINGICGHRFDIKSDIEIPFNIHKKISVSATKKDGTVAIGATHVRMKECSPQKCPLGYDTLMDEAKKMLRFEKTEIKRVFYGQRAASIDHFPIVGEVIDIGKAFEQFPFLKNGTKVESEKLPKIKNLYIINGFGGRGFVFGPFIAKMLTDFLVHKKPLKSEVDANRLFYRWIRKRGKV, encoded by the coding sequence ATGGTTTACGATTTTTGTATTTTGGGTGCCGGTATTGCCGGATGCAGTACGGCATATTTTTTATCCCGGGAGGGAGGAAATGTTGCTCTTGTTGATAAAAATTCCATAGCTGCAGGGGGAAGCGGGGCTGCAGGTGCCTTTATCTCTCCCAGGCTTGGCAAGGGCGGTCCACTTCAGAAACTGACGAATGAAGCGTACAGGTTCAGTATAGATTTTTACAAAAACTTTCCGGAACTCTTTTTGCAAAATGGGCTTCTTAAACTTCCGAAAGATGAAAAGGATGCCCAAAAATTCGAAATCTACAAAAAACATCTTGATATAGAGTATAAAGATATCGATCCCAAAAACTTCTCTTTTTTGAAAAAATATGCAACAGACTTTGACGCCATATTTTTTGAAGATGCAGGAATTGTCGAAGCGAAAAATATGTGTAAAACTCTATCAGAGGGAGCCGATGTTTATGAAAATTTCGATACCGGAAAGATTGAATATAAGAACGCTCTGTGGAGAGTGGGGAATATAAAAGCAAAAAGAGTGATTTTGGCGACAGGGGCTGCCCAGATAGATTTTGCCGACCTCTCCTATATCGTGATAAACGGGATCTGTGGACACAGGTTTGATATAAAGAGCGATATAGAAATACCTTTTAATATTCACAAAAAAATATCTGTTTCGGCTACGAAAAAAGATGGCACTGTTGCTATAGGCGCCACACACGTTAGAATGAAGGAGTGCAGTCCCCAAAAATGTCCTTTGGGATATGACACTCTTATGGATGAAGCCAAAAAAATGCTCAGATTTGAAAAGACTGAAATTAAAAGAGTTTTTTACGGGCAAAGGGCAGCAAGTATTGACCATTTTCCTATTGTGGGCGAGGTTATCGATATAGGAAAAGCATTCGAACAATTCCCGTTTTTAAAAAACGGAACAAAAGTAGAGAGTGAAAAATTGCCAAAGATTAAAAATCTTTATATAATAAACGGTTTTGGAGGCAGAGGGTTTGTTTTTGGACCTTTCATTGCAAAAATGCTTACTGATTTTTTGGTACATAAGAAGCCTCTGAAAAGCGAAGTTGATGCAAACAGACTATTTTACAGATGGATCAGGAAAAGGGGAAAAGTATGA
- the hemH gene encoding ferrochelatase: protein MKKAVVLLNMGGPNNLEEVELFLKNMFNDENIIPIKNRILRKFVSFMITNARKKEARENYEKLGGKSPIVGITEKLVEKLSSKLGDTDVTFAMRYTPPFAKDVIKELKKKDITDVYLIPLYPQYSFTTTKSSLEDFEESAKKEGMKARIHKIERFYKNEKFNETVIEKIKECIKDIDEKEYDLIFSAHSLPKKMIEKGDPYQKEITEHVEILKELLKKNGIEFKNIHIAYQSKLGPVEWLEPGLDDKLKEIENRKVVIYPLSFTIDNSETVYELHIEYKEIAKELGFEDYRVCECPNESDTFCEALRDIYKGM from the coding sequence ATGAAAAAAGCCGTTGTCCTTCTGAATATGGGAGGCCCCAACAACCTTGAGGAAGTAGAACTATTTTTGAAAAATATGTTCAATGATGAAAATATCATACCGATAAAAAACAGAATTTTAAGAAAATTTGTTTCATTTATGATAACGAATGCCAGAAAAAAAGAGGCTCGGGAAAATTACGAAAAACTTGGAGGAAAATCTCCTATTGTAGGGATTACCGAAAAACTTGTGGAAAAACTCTCATCTAAACTGGGTGATACGGATGTTACTTTTGCAATGAGATATACTCCCCCTTTTGCAAAAGATGTGATAAAAGAGTTAAAGAAAAAAGATATAACCGATGTCTATCTTATACCGCTCTATCCTCAATACTCTTTTACTACAACAAAATCTTCGCTCGAAGATTTCGAAGAGTCGGCCAAAAAAGAGGGAATGAAAGCGAGAATCCACAAAATTGAAAGATTTTACAAAAACGAAAAATTCAATGAAACCGTGATAGAGAAAATCAAGGAGTGCATAAAAGATATCGATGAAAAAGAGTATGATCTGATATTTTCGGCCCATTCCCTTCCCAAAAAAATGATAGAAAAAGGCGATCCGTACCAAAAAGAGATAACGGAGCATGTGGAAATTTTGAAAGAGTTGCTGAAAAAAAACGGAATCGAGTTCAAAAATATCCATATCGCCTATCAGTCGAAACTGGGTCCTGTGGAATGGCTGGAACCGGGACTTGATGATAAACTAAAAGAGATAGAAAACAGAAAAGTTGTTATATATCCTCTATCTTTTACCATTGATAACAGTGAAACGGTATATGAACTGCATATTGAATACAAAGAGATTGCCAAGGAGCTAGGTTTCGAGGATTACAGGGTATGTGAATGCCCCAACGAGAGCGACACTTTCTGCGAAGCGTTGAGAGATATATACAAAGGGATGTAA